One Narcine bancroftii isolate sNarBan1 chromosome 3, sNarBan1.hap1, whole genome shotgun sequence DNA window includes the following coding sequences:
- the elob gene encoding elongin-B isoform X2, with protein sequence MKATKGALEVDTHTQMYICVHYDVFLMIRRHRTTIFTDAKESTTVLELKKVVQGILKRLPEEQRLYKDDQVLDDTKTLGDCGFTSQTARPQAPATVGLAFKSLDEQFEPLRIDLFSSPPELPDVMKPQDSGSSVNEQAVQ encoded by the exons atgaaggccacaaagggagcactggaagtggatacacacacacaaatgtatatatgtgtacatTAT gaTGTGTTTCTAATGATCCGCCGTCACCGAACGACAATATTCACAGACGCCAAAGAGTCGACCACAGTTTTGGAGCTGAAGAAGGTCGTGCAGGGCATTCTGAAGCGTTTGCCAGAGGAGCAAAGGCTCTACAAG GATGACCAGGTTCTGGATGACACCAAGACCCTGGGTGACTGCGGCTTCACAAGCCAGACGGCGAGACCTCAGGCCCCAGCAACCGTAGGGTTGGCCTTCAAATCCTTGG ATGAACAGTTTGAACCACTCCGCATTGACCTGTTCTCCAGCCCCCCTGAGCTTCCAGATGTGATGAAGCCCCAGGACTCAGGAAGCAGTGTCAATGAGCAGGCAGTGCAGTGA
- the elob gene encoding elongin-B isoform X3: MDVFLMIRRHRTTIFTDAKESTTVLELKKVVQGILKRLPEEQRLYKDDQVLDDTKTLGDCGFTSQTARPQAPATVGLAFKSLDEQFEPLRIDLFSSPPELPDVMKPQDSGSSVNEQAVQ, translated from the exons gaTGTGTTTCTAATGATCCGCCGTCACCGAACGACAATATTCACAGACGCCAAAGAGTCGACCACAGTTTTGGAGCTGAAGAAGGTCGTGCAGGGCATTCTGAAGCGTTTGCCAGAGGAGCAAAGGCTCTACAAG GATGACCAGGTTCTGGATGACACCAAGACCCTGGGTGACTGCGGCTTCACAAGCCAGACGGCGAGACCTCAGGCCCCAGCAACCGTAGGGTTGGCCTTCAAATCCTTGG ATGAACAGTTTGAACCACTCCGCATTGACCTGTTCTCCAGCCCCCCTGAGCTTCCAGATGTGATGAAGCCCCAGGACTCAGGAAGCAGTGTCAATGAGCAGGCAGTGCAGTGA